The following nucleotide sequence is from Firmicutes bacterium ASF500.
TGAGGCGCATATAGAAGGCCTTGATCTCTTTGGGGTAGTCGGTGACAAAGACGGGGCGCTGGAATACCTGCTCGGTGAGGTAGCGCTCGTGCTCGGTCTGGAGGTCGCAGCCCCACTCCACCTTGAAGTCAAATTTGTCGTTGTTCTTCTTGAGAATCTCCACCGCCTCGGTGTAGCTCACCCGGCCGAAGTCGGAGGAGGCCACGTGCTCCAGCCGCTCCTTGAGGCCCTTGTCCACAAAGGAGTTGAAGAAGGCGATCTCGTCGGGGCACTTCTCCAGAACGGTTTTGATGATATATTTAATCATGGCCTCGGCGGTATCCATATAGTCGGTGAGGTCGGCGAAGGCCATCTCGGGCTCGATCATCCAGAACTCGGCGGCGTGGCGCTGGGTGTTGGAGTTCTCCGCCCGGAAGGTGGGGCCGAAGGTGTACACATCGCCGAAGGCCATAGCGAAGTTCTCGGCGTTGAGCTGGCCGGAGACGGTGAGGCTGGTCTGCTTGCCGAAGAAATCCTTGGAGTAGTCGATTTTCCCATCCTCCGTCCGGGGCGGGTTGTTCAGGTCGATGGTGGTCACCTGGAACATTTCGCCGGCCCCCTCGCAGTCGGAGCCGGTGATGAGGGGGGTGTGGACATAGACAAAGCCCCGGTCCTGGAAGAAGCAGTGGACGGCGTGGGCAGCCACGCTCCGCACCCGGAAGGCGGCGGAGAACAGGTTCGTCCGGGGCCGCAGGTGCTGAATGGTGCGCAGGAACTCCACGCTGTGGCGCTTCTTCTGCAGGGGGTAGTCGGGGGCGGAGGCACCCTCCACGGCGACGGACGCGGCCTTGAGCTCCAGGGGCTGCTTGGCTTCGGGGGTGAGCACCACCTCGCCGGTCACGATCAGGGCGGCCCCCACGTTCTGGCCGGCAATCTCCTTGTAGTTGTTCAGGACGCTGGCGTCCATGACTACCTGGAGATTCTTGAAGCAGGAGCCGTCGTTGAGCTCAATAAATCCAAAGGTTTTCATGTCCCGGATGGTCCGGGCCCAGCCCATCACGGTGACAGCCTGTCCGCCCAGACGCTCCTGATCGGCAAAGATGGCGGCGATGGTTGTGCGTTTCATATTGATCCTCTCCATATTTCGCGTATTTTTCACATCTTCCGGTTGTGAATTCAGTTTCCTATTATAATGTCTTTCCCGCAGCTTGGCAAGCCCTCTTCACAGGAATTTGACAAAAGAAAGCGAGGGTTTCCCTTTACAGCCGGAATCCGGTATGTTATAATGTACGCTGGTATAAGTATTGACAGTTATTCTTCAGAGCCGTTCCGTTGAACGGTCTGGCCCGGCAAGCGGACCGGGTCGGGATACAGAGGTGAATATATCTATGCGCCACATCAAAAACAGCGCCCGCGGCAGCTGGCAGATTCTCTGGCTGCTCCTGCTGCTGGTTGGGCTGGCCAGCTTTGGTCTTGTGAACAGCCGGAACCTGCTTCTGAACAACGCCCGTACGCTGGGCTCCAACCTGGTCTCCAGCTATTCCAACGACGAGGACAGCCAGCTCCACGAATACGACCGCATTCTCACCATGGCGATGTACTACCTTGAGGACATGGGCAGCGAGGGTGTGGACAACACGCGGCTCCGGGAGTGGCTGACGGACTATTTCAGCAAGAGCGCCTCCCTGCTCCAGGCCGACAGTCTGGATATCTACGCCGTGCTGGACGGACAGGTCGTCTCCGCCGGCGGGCTCCGGGACGCGGACTATGACTACGAGAGCCAGTCCTGGTATCAGCTGGCCATGGATGCCCAGGGAAAGGTGATTTTTACCGACGCCTATACCAGCGACCTTTACGGCGGACAGCCGGTGGTTACGGTGGCGGTCTCCGCCGCCGGAAGCCCCAATGCCGTCGCCTTTGACGTGCCGGTAAGCAGCTTCCGGGCGGGCCACACCGTCCAGGACCTGCCCGAGGGGGGCGCCTATTACGTTCTGGACACCCAGGGCTTCCTGCTCTACTATAACATCCCCTTCACCGCCACCGAGGAGGAGCTTCAGGTCTATACCGAGGACCTGTTCGAACGGATCAACCGGGGCGAGCTGGACGGCGAGGACAACGAGATTGTCGGAATGCAGAAGCTCAAGCGGGGACTGTATTATCAGCACGCCGCCAACGGCTGGCTGTGTATCCTCACCGTCCCCTATCAGACCCTTTTACAGGGCGTACAGGACATTTTGATCTGGTACGTCCTGGGTCTGGGCCTGTTTCTGGCCGTGGCCTTCGGTATGTGGCTGCGGGACCGCAGGCTCAGCCACAAGGCTCAGCGGGCCGCCGAGACGGTCCAGGTGCTGGGCAATATGTACTATGCCCTGTACCGGATCAATGTGGTGAACGGAACCTATGAGCTAGCCACAGGCTCCGACCTGGTCCAACAGGAGCTGGCCAGCCCGACGGGAGACTACAGCGACCTGATGCGGGCCATTATCTCCAGCCTGGACGAGTGGACCGGCGCCGACTTCTCCGAAAGCTTCTCCCTGGAGCGCGTCCGTCAGCTGGTGGAACAGCAGGTGGGCGACTACGGCGGCGAGTTTCTCCGTAAAATCAACGGCGAGCAGCGCTGGATCAGCGTCCGCCTGCTCACCGACGCCCAGGAGATCCCCAACGAGGCCGTCCTCTGCTTCCGCGACGTGGAGAAGGAGAAGGAGGAACAGCAGCAGCAGGTCCGCCTGCTCAAGGGGGCTCTGTCCGCCGCCGAGCAGAGCGAACGGTCTCAGAAGCAGTTCTTCTCCGTCATGAGCCACGACATGCGCACCCCCCTGAACATCATCATCGGTATGACCAATCTGGCCCTCCAGCCCGACTGCGAAATCAATAAAATTCGGGACTATCTCAACAAAATCGGCGGGGCAAGCCAGCAGCTGCTCGCCCTGATTAACGACCTTCTGGAAATTTCCCGTCTGGAGCAGGGAAACGTCTCCATGGAGATCAAGTCCTTCGACCTCCAGGATTCCATGGAGACCTGGGCCTCCCCGTTCCTGGCCCAGGCCTCGGCCGACGGGAAGGCCTTTTCCCTGTCCATCGACATCAAGGACCGGAATATCAAGGGCGACCCCGCCCGGCTGGGCCAGATCATCAACAACCTGGTATCCAACGCCATGAAGTTTACCCGGAGCGGGGACAGCATCACCGTCACCCTGCGCCAGATGGACGAGGGCCGGCGGAACAACTATCTCTTCACTGTGGCGGACACCGGCGCCGGCATGTCCGAGGACTTCCTGCCCAAGCTTTTCGAGCCCTATGAGCGGGAGGTTCGGTTCGGTGCGAAGACCGTTATGGGGACGGGGCTGGGTATGCCCATTGTGAAAAACCTGGTCAGCCGCATGGGCGGACAGATCACGGTAAACAGCGCCCTGGGCAAGGGCACCACCTTCTCCGTCACCCTGCCCTTCGACGTGGGGGAGGCCCCCCAGCCCGCTGCGGAAACCCTGCCCACCGCTCAGGTTCAGCTGGCAAACCGGCAGATTCTTCTGGCCGAGGACAATTTCCTCAACATGGAGATCGCCACCGAGCTGCTCCAGATACGGGGGGCCAAGGTGACTCCGGCGGAAAATGGCCGGGAGGCCCTGGAGGCCTTCCAGAACGCCCCCCACTACTTCTTTGACGCTATTTTGATGGATATGCAGATGCCCGAGATGGACGGCTGCCAGGCTGCGGAGGCCATTCGAGCCCTGGACCGCCCCGACGCCGGAAGCACCCCTATCATCGCGCTGACCGCCAACGCCTTCGCGGAGGACATCAGCCGCACCGCCCAGGCGGGCATGAACGCCCACTTGGCAAAGCCCATTCATATTGAACAGCTCTGCGCGGTATTGACCAAGCTGATGTCTGAGCAGGACGAGGCCCGCGGAAAGAAACCAATGGAAGGGAAGTAACGATCTTGGTTCCAAGTGATAAACAGCGATACACCATTCTGGTCGCCGACGACTCAGAAATGAACCGTTCCATCCTCCGCTCCATGCTGGAGGAGTCCTACGACATCATCGAGGCGGAGGATGGACTTCAGGCGGTGGCCCTGCTCCAGCAGATGGAGCAGGAAATCTCCCTGGTCCTTCTGGACATTGTGATGCCCAACATGGACGGCTTCGACGTGCTGTCCGCCATGAACAAGTACGAATGGATCACCAGCGTGCCCGTCATCATGATCTCGGCGGAAAATACCCGGGAGTTCATCGAGCGGGCCTATGACATGGGGGTTACCGACTACATCAGCCGCCCCTTTGACATGATGGTGGTCCGCCGCCGTGTCATCAATACCCTGATGCTCTACGCCAAGCAGCGCCGCCTGGCCAATATGGTCAATGAGCAGATCTATCAGAAGGAGAAGGTCAACAATCTGATGATCTCCATCCTCAGCCACATTGTGGAATTCCGCAATGAGGAGAGCGGCCTGCACGTCCTGCACATCCAGACCATGACCGAGCTGCTTTTGAAGAGCCTGATGCGCAAGACCGACAAATACAAGCTGGACCGGGAGACCATCAACCTGATCAGCAACGCCTCCACCCTCCACGACGTGGGCAAGATCGGCATTCCCGTCGAGATCCTGAACAAACCGGGCAAGTTTACCCCCGAGGAATTTGCCATTATGAAGGGCCACTCCCAGATGGGAGCGGAGATGATGAAGGGGGTCCCCTTCCAGGATGAGCCCCTGGTCCGGTACGCCTATGAGATCTGCCGCTGGCACCACGAGCGGTACGACGGCCGGGGCTATCCCGACGGCCTGGTGGGGGAGGATATCCCCATCTCCGCCCAGGTGGTCGCCTTGGCCGACGTGTACGACGCCCTGACCAGCGAGCGGGTCTATAAGCCCGCCCACTCCCACGAAAAGGCCCTGTCCATGATCCTCAACGGCGAGTGCGGCACCTTCCAGCCCCTGCTGCTGGAGTGCCTGGTGGAGAGCAGCGACATCATCCAGCGGGAGATGGCGGTGGACACCGTGGCCCGGGGCGACCAGCGGATCATCGAAAACACCGCCACCGAGCTGGCCCAGTATGAGGAGCTGTCCAGCGCCGACCGCACCCTCCACATCCTGGAGTACGAGCGGTGTAAATACCGCTTCTTCATGGATATGTCCAAGGACATTCTATTTGAGTATACCTGCGATCCTCCCATGCTGGCCCTCTCCCCTTGGGGCGCGCGGCGGCTGGGACTGGAGGAGAGCATTGTAGATCCCCATATCGGCGACCGGCTCCAGGATCAGATCGGCCCCCAGGAGCTGAGAGACCTTCTGCGGCACACTACCCCGGAGGAGCCCATAGTGGAGTACCGCTGTCAGGCCCGTCTGGATGGTCAAAACCGGCCCGTCCGCATTACCAGCCGGGCTATGTGGTCCTCGGACGAGCCGCCCCAGTATACCGGCGCCATTGGAAAGGTCGCCGAGTGTGAAGAGGAGGAGGGTGCGTCATGACGCTGAAAGACTGTTATTTCGCCCTGGAGGGCGACTATGAGGAGGTCGTGGGTCGGCTGTACAGCGAGGCCCTGGTCCAGAAGTTCGCGGTCAAGTTCCTGGCCGACAAGTCCTTCCAGCTCCTGGACGAGTCCTTGCAGGCGGGCAGCTATGAGGAGGCCTTCCGGGCCGCCCACACCCTGAAGGGCGTGTCTCAGAACCTGAGCTTCACCAAGCTGTACCGCTCCAGCCACGAGATCACCGAGGCCCTGCGGGACAAAAGCTATGACAAGGCCGCCCAGCTGTTTGCCAAGGTAGAGGCGGACTATCTCCAAACCGTGGCCGCCATTCAGGCGTTCCAGGGAACATAAAAATTTTTCAGCCCGTTTCCAGTTGGAAACGGGCTTTCTTTTGTTGAAAGAATTTCCCGCCTGTGCTAAAATAGGGAAAAACAGAGGAGAGGAAGTCGAGCCATGCGAACCATTTCCGCCGCCCGAATCACCGAGACGGCCGCCCGGCTGTGCGTCCAGGCCAACACCCGCCTGCCCGGCGACGTGTCCGCCGCCCTGGAAGCCTGCCGCCGGTCCGAGCCCTGGCCCCTGGCCCAGGAGACCCTGGGCCTTCTGGAGGATAACCTGTCCCTGGCCCGGGAGCGGGACCTGCCCATCTGTCAGGACACGGGGATGGCCTGCGTCTTTGTGGAGCTGGGTCAGGAGGTCCACATCGACGGAAATTTCGAGGAGGCCATTCATCAGGGGGTCCGCCAGGGCTACGGCGAGGGCTTTTTGCGAAAATCCATCGTGGCCGACCCCCTGCGGAGGATCAACACAGAGGATAACACCCCGGCCTCTATTACTGTCCGTATCGTCCCTGGGGACCGCTGCGCCCTCACCGTGGCCCCCAAGGGCTTTGGCTCGGAGAATATGAGCCGGCTGGCTATGCTCAAGCCCGCCGACGGGGTGGAGGGCGTCAAACGGTTTGTGGTGGACACCGTCCGGCTGGCCGGACCCAACCCCTGCCCCCCCACCGTGCTGGGCATCGGCATCGGCGGCTCCTTCGACAAGGTGGCCGCTTTGGCTAAGCACGCCCTGCTCCGGCCACTGGACCAGCCCCACCCCGACCCCTTCTACGCCGCTCTGGAGGCGGAGCTGCTGGAGGAGATCAACGCCTTGGGCATCGGCCCCCAGGGCTTCGGCGGAAGGACCACCTGTCTGGGCCTGGCTATTGAGACCGCTCCCAGCCATGTGGCCGGCCTGCCTGTGGCGGTGAACGTGAGCTGTCACGTCACCAGAAGAGCGACGGAGGTGCTGTGAGATGGCCGGATACATGGTCTGCTGGCCCCAGGACCGGTGGAAGGAAATAAAAAAGGCGGGGGACGCCGGCCCCATCAAGGTGGTCTATGGGAGCATCCACGCCCGGATGCCCACCATTGCCTCTATTAAAGTGGGGGATGTGGTCTTCCCCGTCACTTATATGCAGAAGCACCTGTATGTTATGGCCCGCCTGCCCGTGACCCACCGGGAGCGCGCCTTCGACTACTGTATGCGGGAGCTGGGGACGAATCACAGCGCTCTGATCCCAGAGGGCATCGCCCTGGAGCATCAGGCGGACTTTATCTGGACCTGGGATTGCAGGAAGTTCAACTGCCGGGAAGCCGTGCCAGAGGGGATTAAAGTAATTCCCAAGTCCCAGCTGGTGGAAAAGCCCCATCTGGAGCACCAGAACCCCTTCAACTGCTGCTCCCAGTGGGCGGTGTGGGGGGAGGAGGGCTCCTCCATCGAGCCCCGCCAGCTCCCCGACGAGGTGCTGCCCGAGCTGTGCTTCGGCTACCCCAAGAGCAAGGAGAAGCCCCTGAAATTCACCCCCAACGGCAGCGTGCTGTCCAGCAGCCTCACCGCCACCCGGCGGATGAGTGAGGAGACCTTCAAAGTGTTTGAGGGGCTGTTTATGTAGGGGCGGATATCATCCGCCCGCAAGAAGTCAAAATGCACAACCGGCGGGCGCATAATATGCGCCCCTACACCCAATAACGGAGGAATTGCCATGCAACATAAATTGACCACTCCCGTCACCCGGGAGGATTTGGCCCCCTTGAAGGCGGGGGACACGGTGCTGCTGTCCGGGGTGGTGTACACCGCCCGGGACGCCGCCCACAAGCGGATGATGGAGCTGCTGGACCAGGGGAAGCCCCTGCCCTTCCCGGTGGAGGGCTCGGCGCTGTACTATGTGGGCCCCACCCCGGAGCGTCCGGGGGAGGTGATCGGCTCCGCCGGGCCCACCACCAGCGGGCGGATGGACGCCTACTCCCCCCGGCTGCTGGACCTGGGCCAGGCCATTATGATCGGCAAGGGAGCCCGAAACGGAGCCGTCAAGGAGGCCATTGTGAGAAACGGCGGGGTCTATCTGGCGGCGTTAGGGGGCGCGGGGGCTTTGATGTCGGCCAGCGTCAAGGCGCTGGAGGTCATCTGCTGGGAGGACCTGGGCTGTGAGGCGGTGCGCCGCCTGGAGGTGGCGGACATGCCCCTCACCGTCATCCTGGACGCCCACGGCGGCGACCTCTACGAGAGCGGCCCGGCGGCATACCTGAGCGGCCAAGAAAGCTAGCCAAACAGGCTCCCTCCCCGGGGAGCTTTAGGAGGAACGTGTATGAGCATCGGGTTGACCTTTACCGGGCGGATCGAGGGCCCGGCCGCCCTGGCGGCGGCGGCGAAAATTCTCGCGGAGCAGCGGGGCTGTTCCCTCAGCGTCAACCGGACCGGCCTGCGGCTGGAGCTGTGCCCCCTGGGCGGACAGCTGAACGTGCTCTGGAGGCCGGGAGAGGCCCCGGAGGACCCCTGGCTGGTCCGGGGGGAGTGCGTCTCCACCCCCGCCGGGGCGGGGCTCCACCGGGCGGCGGTGGAGCTGCTGGACGGCCTGCCCATCCGGCGGCTGGCGGTGGAGGACGAGACCGGCTTCTTCCGCCACCGGGATTTTCAGCGGATGAAGGCGGAGCACTTCTACCCCTGGCTCAGGACCCTGGTGGAGGTGTGCGCCCGGGAGAGCGGCAAGGGGGTGTCCGGGATGCAGCTGTGCTGGGACCTGGAGCAGTACGCCCCGGAGGACATCCCGGACACGGTGGTTACCCCCATGGGCCGCTTCCGGCTCAGCGAGCTGGCGAACATGGTGGAGCGGGACGGTATCGAGGCCCTGGCCGGGCGGTTCTTCCTGTGGAACGGCCGGACCCAGGACGCCCGGTTCTACCGCAACCGGGCCATCAACGCCCTGTGGGAGCACTGCTGCTTCGCCCCCTCCTCCCGGAGCCAGGAGGACGAGGCGGTCAACACCACCATTCTGGACGACCTGGAGCGGGCGGCCAAGCTGGACCCCTCCCTGCCCCTGCCCCGGGCCTCCTACGAGGAGGTGTGCGCCCTGGCCGGACGGGAGCCTGTCCTGGCCGATGGCCCGGCGCTGGAGGAGGAATTTTCCCCCGGTTACCGCAAGGACTTTGTGACCCACGCCTTGGGGGCGCTGCGCCTCACCCTCCCCGGCGGCTATCTCTACCGCTGGGAGCAGTGGGACAGCGGCGGCGCCCACCTGTGGACCGACGGCGGCAGCGACAGCCCCATCTGGCGGGTGAACGCCTACCACGCCCGGGAGGGCGAGGCGCAGTTCACCGACAGCCTCGACGCCCTCCACGGCGTGGAGGACCAGATGCTGAGGGGCGGCGCCCTGCGCTGGGGCTGGAGGGAAATCCA
It contains:
- the asnS gene encoding Asparagine--tRNA ligase, which produces MKRTTIAAIFADQERLGGQAVTVMGWARTIRDMKTFGFIELNDGSCFKNLQVVMDASVLNNYKEIAGQNVGAALIVTGEVVLTPEAKQPLELKAASVAVEGASAPDYPLQKKRHSVEFLRTIQHLRPRTNLFSAAFRVRSVAAHAVHCFFQDRGFVYVHTPLITGSDCEGAGEMFQVTTIDLNNPPRTEDGKIDYSKDFFGKQTSLTVSGQLNAENFAMAFGDVYTFGPTFRAENSNTQRHAAEFWMIEPEMAFADLTDYMDTAEAMIKYIIKTVLEKCPDEIAFFNSFVDKGLKERLEHVASSDFGRVSYTEAVEILKKNNDKFDFKVEWGCDLQTEHERYLTEQVFQRPVFVTDYPKEIKAFYMRLNEDGKTVAAADCLVPAIGEIIGGSQREERLDLLEGRIRELGMDPKDYWWYCDLRRYGSCRHAGFGMGFERMVMYLTGINNIRDTLPHPRTVGNAEF
- the rcsC_6 gene encoding Sensor histidine kinase RcsC, producing MRHIKNSARGSWQILWLLLLLVGLASFGLVNSRNLLLNNARTLGSNLVSSYSNDEDSQLHEYDRILTMAMYYLEDMGSEGVDNTRLREWLTDYFSKSASLLQADSLDIYAVLDGQVVSAGGLRDADYDYESQSWYQLAMDAQGKVIFTDAYTSDLYGGQPVVTVAVSAAGSPNAVAFDVPVSSFRAGHTVQDLPEGGAYYVLDTQGFLLYYNIPFTATEEELQVYTEDLFERINRGELDGEDNEIVGMQKLKRGLYYQHAANGWLCILTVPYQTLLQGVQDILIWYVLGLGLFLAVAFGMWLRDRRLSHKAQRAAETVQVLGNMYYALYRINVVNGTYELATGSDLVQQELASPTGDYSDLMRAIISSLDEWTGADFSESFSLERVRQLVEQQVGDYGGEFLRKINGEQRWISVRLLTDAQEIPNEAVLCFRDVEKEKEEQQQQVRLLKGALSAAEQSERSQKQFFSVMSHDMRTPLNIIIGMTNLALQPDCEINKIRDYLNKIGGASQQLLALINDLLEISRLEQGNVSMEIKSFDLQDSMETWASPFLAQASADGKAFSLSIDIKDRNIKGDPARLGQIINNLVSNAMKFTRSGDSITVTLRQMDEGRRNNYLFTVADTGAGMSEDFLPKLFEPYEREVRFGAKTVMGTGLGMPIVKNLVSRMGGQITVNSALGKGTTFSVTLPFDVGEAPQPAAETLPTAQVQLANRQILLAEDNFLNMEIATELLQIRGAKVTPAENGREALEAFQNAPHYFFDAILMDMQMPEMDGCQAAEAIRALDRPDAGSTPIIALTANAFAEDISRTAQAGMNAHLAKPIHIEQLCAVLTKLMSEQDEARGKKPMEGK
- the rcsC_7 gene encoding Sensor histidine kinase RcsC → MVPSDKQRYTILVADDSEMNRSILRSMLEESYDIIEAEDGLQAVALLQQMEQEISLVLLDIVMPNMDGFDVLSAMNKYEWITSVPVIMISAENTREFIERAYDMGVTDYISRPFDMMVVRRRVINTLMLYAKQRRLANMVNEQIYQKEKVNNLMISILSHIVEFRNEESGLHVLHIQTMTELLLKSLMRKTDKYKLDRETINLISNASTLHDVGKIGIPVEILNKPGKFTPEEFAIMKGHSQMGAEMMKGVPFQDEPLVRYAYEICRWHHERYDGRGYPDGLVGEDIPISAQVVALADVYDALTSERVYKPAHSHEKALSMILNGECGTFQPLLLECLVESSDIIQREMAVDTVARGDQRIIENTATELAQYEELSSADRTLHILEYERCKYRFFMDMSKDILFEYTCDPPMLALSPWGARRLGLEESIVDPHIGDRLQDQIGPQELRDLLRHTTPEEPIVEYRCQARLDGQNRPVRITSRAMWSSDEPPQYTGAIGKVAECEEEEGAS
- the ttdA gene encoding L(+)-tartrate dehydratase subunit alpha, with the protein product MRTISAARITETAARLCVQANTRLPGDVSAALEACRRSEPWPLAQETLGLLEDNLSLARERDLPICQDTGMACVFVELGQEVHIDGNFEEAIHQGVRQGYGEGFLRKSIVADPLRRINTEDNTPASITVRIVPGDRCALTVAPKGFGSENMSRLAMLKPADGVEGVKRFVVDTVRLAGPNPCPPTVLGIGIGGSFDKVAALAKHALLRPLDQPHPDPFYAALEAELLEEINALGIGPQGFGGRTTCLGLAIETAPSHVAGLPVAVNVSCHVTRRATEVL
- the fumB gene encoding Fumarate hydratase class I, anaerobic; the protein is MQHKLTTPVTREDLAPLKAGDTVLLSGVVYTARDAAHKRMMELLDQGKPLPFPVEGSALYYVGPTPERPGEVIGSAGPTTSGRMDAYSPRLLDLGQAIMIGKGARNGAVKEAIVRNGGVYLAALGGAGALMSASVKALEVICWEDLGCEAVRRLEVADMPLTVILDAHGGDLYESGPAAYLSGQES